The proteins below come from a single Clarias gariepinus isolate MV-2021 ecotype Netherlands chromosome 17, CGAR_prim_01v2, whole genome shotgun sequence genomic window:
- the ddx55 gene encoding ATP-dependent RNA helicase DDX55 — translation MESIGDGKWDSLPVKLHHDILLTLKKLGFTYMTPVQSACIPLFMSNKDVAAEAVTGSGKTLAFVIPLLEILLKREETLKKMQVGALIITPTRELAIQISEVVGQFLEEFPQFRQILLIGGSNPIEDVEKFKANGANIVIGTPGRLEDMFRRKADGLDLASCVKALDVLVLDEADRLLDMGFEASLNAILGYLPKQRRTGLFSATQTQELEKLVRAGLRNPVRITVKEKGVAATSVQKTPARLSNYYMLCRTEDKFNTLVAFLRQHKHEKQLVFFSTCACVEYFGRALEVFVKNVPILCIHGKMKDKRNKIFSEFRELKSGILVCTDVMARGIDIPDVNWVLQYDPPSSASSFVHRCGRTARIGNRGSALVFLLPMEESYVSFLSINQKCPLQSFPPVKDVMDVLPKLKALALRDRAVFERGMKAFVSFVQAYAKHECSLIFRIKDLDFGALARGFALLRMPKMPELRGKTFSNFEEITDTDSIRFKDKNREKQRQKSLQEQKEREMQMPFRKKNFIKNKAWSKQKSKKDKKKKIAAKRKMNEGSDVDDEDIDELLSDTRLLKKLKKGKITEEDFDKQINAGKNPKHKRAGPSHEDGAEGDSE, via the exons GTTACAGGCAGTGGCAAGACTCTTGCTTTTGTCATTCCTCTGCTGGAAATCCTCTTGAAACGTGAGGAAACGTTGAAGAAAATGCAA GTTGGCGCTTTGATTATCACACCGACCCGGGAGCTGGCGATCCAGATCAGTGAAGTTGTGGGTCAGTTTCTTGAGGAATTTCCCCAGTTCAG GCAGATTCTGTTAATTGGTGGAAGCAACCCCATTGAAGATGTAGAAAAGTTCAAAGCTAATGG GGCAAACATCGTGATCGGAACTCCTGGGCGTCTGGAGGACATGTTCAGAAGAAAAGCCGACGGCCTCGACTTGGCCAGCTGTGTGAAGGCTTTGGACGTGCTTGTTCTAGACGAAGCCGACAGATTGCTCGACATGGGCTTTGAAGCAAG CTTGAACGCTATTTTGGGCTATCTACCCAAGCAGAGACGCACAGGTCTTTTCTCTGCAACGCAGACTCAGGAGCTAGAAAAGCTGGTGAGGGCTGGCCTCCGAAACCCGGTCCGTATCACCGTGAAGGAGAAAGGAGTGGCGGCCACTAGCGTGCAAAAGACTCCGGCGAGGCTTAGTAATTACTACATG CTCTGTAGAACAGAAGACaagtttaatacactggtagctTTCCTGAGACAACACAAACACGAGAAGCAGCTCGTCTTCTTTAG TACATGTGCCTGTGTGGAGTATTTCGGCAGAGCACTAGAGGTGTTCGTAAAAAATGTCCCTATTCTTTGTATCCACGGCAAGATGAAGGACAAACGGAACAAGATCTTCTCTGAGTTTCGGGAATTAAAGAG TGGGATTCTTGTGTGCACCGATGTGATGGCGAGAGGCATCGACATCCCTGATGTGAACTGGGTGTTGCAGTATGATCCTCCAAGCAGCGCGAG TTCTTTTGTGCATCGATGTGGCCGAACTGCTCGTATCGGGAACCGAGGCAGCGCTCTTGTCTTTCTCCTGCCAATGGAGGAATCCTACGTCAGTTTTCTGTCTATCAATCAAAAA TGTCCTCTTCAGTCGTTTCCTCCTGTTAAAGATGTAATGGATGTGTTGCCCAAACTGAAGGCTTTGGCTCTACGGGACAGGGCCGTATTTGAGAGAGGAATGAAGGCGTTCGTCTCGTTTGTCCAGGCTTACGCAAAGCATGAGTGTAGCCTAATTTTCCGGATCAAAG ATCTGGATTTCGGCGCTTTAGCTCGAGGCTTTGCTCTTCTCCGGATGCCCAAGATGCCCGAGTTGAGAGGCAAGACATTCTCCAACTTCGAAGAAATCACAGACACTGACTCGATCCGCTTCAAGGACAAGAATCGAGaaaaacagagacagaaatcttTACAGGAGCAAAAGGAGAGGGAAATGCAGATGCCGTTTCGaaaaaagaactttattaaaaacaaagccTGGTCTAAGCAGAAATCCAAGAAggataagaagaagaagatcgCTGCCAAGAGAAAGATGAATGAG GGATCAGATGTGGACGATGAGGACATTGACGAACTTTTGAGCGACACGCGTCTACTAAAGAAGCTCAAGAAGGGAAAAATTACAGAGGAAGACTTTGATAAGCAAATAAATGCTGGAAAAAATCCAAAGCATAAAAGAGCAGGACCATCTCATGAGGACGGAGCAGAAGGAGACAGTGAATGA